The sequence ATCGCGCCGGCTGTACCCCCAACGGCAGCGCCTACAATGGCTCCCGTGGCTATTATAGGTAAAGTCACCGGTAAAACAGCCACGGGAGCCATTGTAGGCGCTGCCGTTGGGGGTACAGCCGGCGCGATCATTGGCAAGCAGATGGACAAGCAAGCTGAAGAGCTGGAAGCCGAACTTGAAGGCGTTGAAGTAGAACGCGTAGGCGAAGGCATCCAGGTAACATTCGACTCTGCGATCCTTTTTGAAGTGAATTCGTATTCACTTTCCGACGCTTCAAAGCAAAATCTGAACGATTTGGCCCAAAGCCTTTTG comes from Bacteroidota bacterium and encodes:
- a CDS encoding OmpA family protein — encoded protein: IAPAVPPTAAPTMAPVAIIGKVTGKTATGAIVGAAVGGTAGAIIGKQMDKQAEELEAELEGVEVERVGEGIQVTFDSAILFEVNSYSLSDASKQNLNDLAQSLLEYPNTEIIIAGHTDSSGPEDYNQKLSEQRADAAATVLVQHGVPANRLGIVGHGEAEPKSSNDTAFGRQENRRVEVAIFASEAYRSELEAQNN